From the Candidatus Bathyarchaeota archaeon A05DMB-5 genome, one window contains:
- a CDS encoding CDC48 family AAA ATPase codes for MSEVQLRVGDARQRDVGRGIARVDQKTMQKLGITAGDVIEIAGKRTTSAIAWPAYSEDQNRDMIRIDGFTRKNAGVAINEYVVVRPAKVKTALSITLAPVDMRLNVDEDFTNFVKNRLMERTLVEGDTTLVMMLGHAIPFTVTKTRPHGIVKVTSETKLTILNEPAPEGKGLPRTTYEDIGGLHEEIQRVREMVELPLRHPELFQRLGIEPPKGVLLHGPPGCGKTLLARAVANESEANFFSINGPEIMSKFYGESEARLREIFQQAQQNAPSIIFIDELDAIAPKREEVTGEVERRVVAQLLALMDGLSGRGNVIVIGATNRPGALDPALRRPGRFDREIEIGVPDKQGRHEILQIHTRGMPLAEDVDLKKLAEMTHGYTGADLAALCRETAMKALRRYLPQINLEEERIPPSVLEKMEVKMEDFMNAYKEVTPTAMREVYIEVPTVHWEDIGGLEEVKQELKEAVEWPMKNPEMFNRLGIKPPKGILLYGPPGCGKTLLARAVATESEANFITIKGPEVFSKWVGESEKAIREVFRKARMAAPSVIFFDEIDSLVPRRGLGFADSGVSERVISQLLTEMDGIVALEDIVVIAATNRPDIVDPAVLRPGRFDRLIYVPEPDEKSRLQIFKIYTKNMPLAKDVNLSELVAMTKNYSGADIEALCREAAMQALRRDVNTKEVAMVDFQEALKRTGPSITPDMEKWYKGFMQQVRQVQKPATPVA; via the coding sequence TTGAGTGAAGTACAACTACGCGTCGGAGACGCAAGACAAAGAGACGTTGGAAGAGGCATAGCCCGCGTAGACCAAAAAACAATGCAGAAATTAGGAATAACAGCAGGCGACGTTATAGAAATAGCTGGAAAAAGAACAACTTCCGCCATAGCTTGGCCAGCCTACAGCGAAGACCAAAACAGAGACATGATAAGAATAGACGGTTTCACACGCAAAAACGCCGGCGTAGCCATAAATGAATACGTCGTTGTGCGCCCCGCCAAAGTCAAAACTGCGTTAAGCATAACTTTGGCGCCGGTGGACATGCGCCTAAACGTTGATGAAGATTTCACCAATTTCGTGAAAAATCGCCTCATGGAAAGAACGCTTGTCGAAGGCGACACAACGCTTGTGATGATGCTTGGACACGCCATTCCCTTCACAGTAACAAAAACCCGCCCGCACGGCATAGTGAAAGTCACATCAGAAACAAAACTCACCATTCTAAACGAGCCAGCACCGGAAGGAAAAGGATTACCGCGAACAACATACGAAGACATCGGCGGTTTACACGAAGAAATACAAAGAGTAAGAGAAATGGTTGAGCTTCCCTTGAGGCATCCGGAGCTTTTCCAAAGACTCGGAATAGAACCGCCAAAAGGAGTTCTGCTTCACGGTCCACCAGGCTGTGGCAAAACGCTATTAGCCAGAGCTGTTGCGAACGAATCAGAAGCAAACTTCTTCTCAATAAATGGACCAGAAATAATGAGCAAGTTCTACGGCGAGTCAGAAGCGCGGCTTAGAGAAATTTTCCAGCAAGCCCAACAGAACGCACCAAGCATAATATTCATCGACGAGCTTGACGCAATCGCGCCAAAACGTGAAGAAGTTACCGGCGAAGTTGAAAGGCGAGTGGTTGCGCAGCTTCTCGCTTTAATGGATGGCTTGTCTGGAAGAGGAAACGTCATCGTCATAGGCGCCACCAACAGACCCGGCGCACTTGACCCGGCACTGCGCAGACCTGGCAGATTCGACAGAGAAATCGAAATAGGCGTACCGGACAAGCAGGGAAGACATGAAATCTTGCAGATTCATACGCGTGGAATGCCATTGGCGGAAGATGTTGACCTTAAAAAACTGGCTGAAATGACTCATGGTTACACAGGCGCAGACTTAGCAGCATTATGCCGCGAAACAGCCATGAAAGCCCTCCGCAGATACTTGCCGCAAATAAATCTTGAAGAAGAACGCATACCGCCAAGCGTCCTAGAGAAAATGGAAGTTAAAATGGAAGACTTCATGAACGCTTACAAGGAAGTCACGCCCACAGCCATGCGTGAAGTCTACATTGAAGTGCCCACCGTCCACTGGGAAGACATAGGCGGACTGGAAGAAGTAAAACAGGAACTAAAAGAAGCAGTGGAGTGGCCTATGAAAAACCCTGAAATGTTCAACCGCCTCGGTATCAAACCACCAAAAGGCATACTTCTCTATGGACCGCCAGGCTGTGGAAAAACGCTTCTGGCAAGGGCTGTTGCCACCGAAAGCGAAGCCAACTTCATAACAATTAAGGGTCCAGAGGTTTTCTCAAAGTGGGTTGGCGAATCTGAGAAAGCCATTAGAGAAGTTTTTAGAAAAGCGCGAATGGCAGCGCCTTCAGTTATATTCTTTGATGAGATAGACTCGCTTGTGCCCCGCAGAGGTTTAGGCTTCGCGGACAGCGGCGTTTCAGAACGTGTCATAAGTCAGCTATTAACCGAGATGGATGGAATCGTGGCTTTAGAAGACATTGTTGTTATAGCCGCGACAAACAGACCAGACATTGTAGACCCAGCAGTGCTCCGTCCGGGAAGATTCGACAGACTAATATATGTGCCGGAGCCCGACGAGAAAAGCAGACTGCAAATATTCAAAATCTACACGAAGAACATGCCTTTGGCAAAAGACGTCAACTTATCAGAACTGGTGGCTATGACAAAGAATTATTCGGGTGCAGACATCGAAGCTCTCTGCAGAGAAGCCGCCATGCAAGCCCTGCGAAGAGATGTAAATACAAAAGAAGTTGCGATGGTGGACTTTCAAGAAGCACTGAAAAGGACTGGCCCGTCAATTACGCCGGACATGGAGAAATGGTATAAGGGTTTCATGCAGCAAGTTCGGCAAGTTCAGAAGCCCGCCACGCCTGTTGCTTAG
- a CDS encoding elongation factor 1-beta, translating into MGSVVIVYKIFPKEVIDNFDPLKKKIEKTLPEFAAVRGYGEEPIAFGLKALLVQITFPEDKTGILEELEKKLEGMDEISQVQTVMVRRTSR; encoded by the coding sequence ATGGGTAGCGTCGTAATTGTCTACAAAATCTTTCCAAAAGAAGTAATCGACAACTTCGACCCATTGAAAAAGAAGATTGAAAAGACTCTTCCAGAGTTTGCCGCGGTTCGCGGATACGGCGAAGAACCAATAGCCTTCGGTTTAAAAGCACTGCTGGTGCAGATAACCTTTCCAGAAGACAAGACAGGCATACTTGAAGAACTTGAAAAGAAACTGGAAGGCATGGACGAAATAAGCCAAGTGCAAACTGTCATGGTGCGCAGAACAAGCAGATAA
- a CDS encoding DUF1610 domain-containing protein: MSEKTAAITLITCTSCGKPIPPAAEATKFLCPNCGEIQIRRCGKCRKFGRPYKCPKCGFVGP; the protein is encoded by the coding sequence ATGTCTGAAAAAACCGCGGCAATCACTCTAATTACTTGCACAAGCTGTGGCAAACCAATCCCGCCTGCAGCGGAAGCCACAAAATTTCTCTGCCCAAACTGCGGCGAAATCCAAATACGCCGTTGCGGAAAATGCAGAAAATTTGGGCGTCCATATAAATGTCCCAAATGCGGTTTCGTCGGACCATAA
- a CDS encoding flap endonuclease-1, with protein MGVNLRDLVPKTTISLENLAGKSIAIDAYNALYQFLAIIRQPDGTPLKDSGGRVTSHLSGLLYRTSNLVELGIKPIYVFDGIPPALKEVEIKRRMKVKEQAMALYEKALSEGRMEEARMYAQATSRLKDYMAEDSKKLLDLMGIPWIQAPSEGEAQAAFLTKRGDADYCASQDYDSLLFGAPRLVRNVTISGRRKLPSKNIYIEVIPEVVELESVLKECGITYEQLVDVGILIGTDFNPDGIEGLGPKTALKLIKEHGNIENAMPYLKNANFPVEPQRIREIFLHPKVTENYKIEWKEPDIEGIVSFICGERDFSEDRVRKALEKMQEGAKKLKGKTTLEKWFG; from the coding sequence TTGGGCGTAAACCTCCGCGACCTCGTTCCAAAAACAACCATAAGCCTCGAAAACTTAGCCGGGAAATCCATAGCCATAGACGCTTACAACGCATTATACCAGTTTCTAGCCATAATCCGCCAGCCAGACGGCACACCATTAAAAGACAGTGGCGGAAGAGTAACAAGTCACCTAAGCGGTCTGCTTTACAGAACAAGCAACCTCGTGGAGCTAGGCATAAAACCAATCTACGTGTTTGACGGAATCCCGCCAGCGCTTAAAGAAGTGGAAATAAAGAGGCGTATGAAAGTCAAAGAACAAGCTATGGCGCTGTATGAAAAGGCGTTGAGTGAAGGCAGAATGGAAGAAGCCCGTATGTACGCGCAAGCGACATCACGCTTGAAGGATTACATGGCAGAAGACAGCAAAAAACTCTTAGATTTGATGGGGATTCCATGGATTCAAGCGCCTAGCGAGGGAGAAGCCCAAGCGGCTTTTTTGACAAAACGTGGCGATGCTGATTACTGTGCAAGCCAAGACTATGACAGTTTACTTTTTGGCGCTCCAAGGCTCGTGAGAAATGTGACAATTTCTGGTCGGAGAAAGCTTCCAAGCAAAAACATCTACATTGAAGTTATTCCAGAAGTGGTTGAGCTTGAAAGTGTCCTAAAAGAATGTGGAATAACGTATGAGCAATTAGTTGATGTGGGAATACTGATTGGAACAGACTTCAATCCAGACGGCATCGAAGGTTTAGGACCGAAAACTGCCTTAAAACTGATAAAAGAGCATGGAAACATAGAGAATGCCATGCCATATCTTAAAAACGCGAATTTTCCAGTTGAACCTCAAAGAATTAGGGAGATTTTTCTACACCCAAAAGTGACAGAGAATTACAAAATAGAATGGAAGGAACCAGACATTGAAGGAATAGTGAGCTTCATTTGTGGAGAAAGAGACTTTTCAGAAGACCGCGTGCGAAAAGCGCTGGAAAAAATGCAGGAAGGAGCTAAAAAACTTAAAGGAAAAACAACGTTGGAAAAATGGTTCGGCTGA
- a CDS encoding TrpB-like pyridoxal phosphate-dependent enzyme, whose amino-acid sequence MEKNQISLPVDELPTKWFNISPYLPEPLPPPKEPENGPSRMEFLGKTMVHECLKQEMSTDPWIPIPEEIRELYIQAGRPRPLYRAKRLEKYLKLKKVRLYYKREDLSPTGSHKVNTALAQAYYAAKEGKTTLVTETGAGQWGSALSYAASIMGLKCVVFWVRAVYDWKNERHTLMKLLGAEVHASPSKETSIGRTLLAQNPNHQGSLGIAVSEGLEYAEKHSNSVYCLGSVLNHVLIHQSIIGLEAIKQFELADDSPDLIVGCLGGGSNFGGIALPFAGEVLQKKRECEFLAAQSQAAPNLVKGEYRYDFGDVAEHTPLLKMYTLGHKTDMVPIKADGLRYHAAAPLISALRHHNIMRAVAYPADEKAIFEAARIFLQTEGWLIAPESSYAVHAGIDEALKAEKAGQEKVICMNISGHGFLDLVAYKEKLEF is encoded by the coding sequence TTGGAAAAAAACCAAATTTCACTTCCAGTAGATGAACTACCAACAAAATGGTTCAACATAAGTCCTTATCTGCCAGAACCTTTACCTCCACCGAAAGAACCAGAAAATGGTCCTTCAAGAATGGAATTCCTTGGAAAAACAATGGTTCACGAATGCCTAAAACAAGAAATGTCAACCGACCCGTGGATACCAATTCCAGAAGAAATAAGAGAACTATACATTCAAGCAGGACGCCCTCGACCGCTTTACCGCGCAAAAAGATTAGAAAAATACTTAAAATTGAAAAAAGTGCGACTTTACTACAAACGTGAAGACTTGTCTCCAACCGGCTCTCATAAAGTAAACACTGCACTGGCACAAGCGTATTATGCAGCAAAAGAAGGAAAAACAACACTAGTCACAGAGACAGGAGCAGGACAATGGGGAAGCGCTCTTTCCTACGCCGCTTCAATCATGGGTCTCAAATGCGTAGTCTTCTGGGTTCGAGCCGTGTATGACTGGAAAAATGAACGACACACTTTGATGAAACTTTTAGGCGCAGAAGTGCACGCTTCACCAAGTAAAGAGACAAGCATCGGAAGAACGCTCTTAGCGCAAAATCCGAATCATCAAGGGTCACTTGGAATAGCAGTCTCAGAAGGTCTAGAATACGCTGAAAAACATAGCAACAGCGTTTACTGTTTAGGTTCCGTTCTCAACCATGTTCTGATACATCAATCAATAATTGGATTAGAAGCCATAAAACAGTTCGAACTTGCCGACGACTCACCAGACTTGATTGTTGGATGCCTAGGCGGAGGCTCAAACTTCGGCGGAATCGCACTGCCTTTTGCAGGTGAAGTTTTACAGAAAAAACGAGAATGCGAATTCTTAGCAGCCCAATCGCAAGCAGCACCAAACCTTGTCAAAGGAGAATACCGTTACGACTTTGGCGATGTTGCTGAGCACACGCCTTTGTTAAAAATGTACACGTTAGGACACAAGACTGACATGGTGCCAATTAAGGCTGATGGTTTACGTTACCATGCAGCAGCACCTTTAATCAGCGCCCTCAGACACCACAACATAATGAGAGCTGTAGCTTATCCAGCAGACGAAAAAGCAATTTTTGAAGCAGCAAGAATTTTCCTGCAAACCGAAGGTTGGCTCATAGCGCCAGAATCAAGCTACGCAGTACACGCTGGAATAGACGAAGCGTTAAAGGCAGAAAAGGCTGGACAAGAAAAGGTCATATGCATGAATATTAGCGGGCATGGTTTTTTGGATTTGGTGGCGTACAAGGAGAAGTTGGAATTCTAA